One Oscillatoria salina IIICB1 DNA segment encodes these proteins:
- a CDS encoding RNA-guided endonuclease InsQ/TnpB family protein: MLVLEYKVKPKPQQVAAIEEAIRTSQFVRNKVLRFWMDNTGVGKAELFRYNTALRNEFEFVKDLNSHACQTAVERTLRAITRFYENCKQQKLGKKGYPKFKKHSRSVEYKVSGWKLDESTKKHITFTDKKGIGKLKLIGSRDIQYFQPEQIKRVRIVRRADGYYVQFSIKLDPRDTVKPLTPTQKAVGIDVGLKFFIADSQGNTEVVPQYYRKAEKHLNRLNRRKSNKYRKGKKPQSNNYHKARQRSAKKHLKVSRQREEYCKKVALRLIQSNDLVAYENLNVRGMVKNRRLAKSITDAGWTTFRQWLEYFADKYGKLAIAVPPHNTSQNCSNCGEKVQKSLSTRTHVCHHCRFVCDRDWNAAINILQRALYIVGRTKIYASGETSSWLVGEILLANEDSLNEESTSL; the protein is encoded by the coding sequence ATGTTGGTCTTGGAGTACAAGGTTAAGCCAAAGCCACAACAAGTAGCTGCCATTGAAGAGGCGATTCGGACAAGTCAGTTTGTGCGAAATAAAGTGCTTCGCTTCTGGATGGATAACACAGGTGTAGGTAAAGCTGAACTCTTTAGATACAACACAGCATTAAGAAATGAGTTTGAATTTGTCAAAGACTTAAACTCCCATGCTTGTCAAACTGCGGTTGAAAGAACACTGAGAGCAATTACTCGCTTTTATGAGAATTGTAAACAACAAAAACTAGGAAAAAAGGGCTATCCCAAATTTAAAAAACACTCTCGTTCTGTAGAGTATAAAGTTTCGGGTTGGAAGCTGGATGAAAGCACCAAGAAACACATCACCTTCACCGACAAAAAAGGAATAGGGAAACTAAAACTAATTGGTTCTAGAGACATTCAATACTTTCAGCCAGAGCAAATTAAACGGGTCAGAATTGTCAGGAGAGCAGATGGGTATTACGTCCAATTCTCGATTAAATTAGACCCCAGAGATACCGTAAAACCTTTAACTCCTACTCAAAAGGCTGTAGGAATTGATGTGGGTTTGAAGTTTTTCATTGCTGATAGTCAGGGGAATACGGAAGTAGTTCCTCAATACTATAGAAAAGCAGAAAAACATCTTAATAGACTCAACCGCAGAAAATCAAATAAGTACCGCAAAGGCAAAAAGCCACAGTCCAATAATTATCACAAAGCGAGACAGCGATCTGCCAAAAAGCATTTAAAAGTAAGTAGGCAACGAGAAGAGTATTGCAAGAAAGTGGCACTCCGTTTAATCCAATCTAACGATTTGGTCGCCTATGAAAATTTGAATGTAAGAGGCATGGTGAAGAATCGTCGTCTAGCTAAATCGATAACGGATGCAGGATGGACAACTTTCCGTCAATGGTTAGAATACTTTGCAGACAAATATGGAAAGTTAGCCATTGCTGTTCCTCCCCATAATACTTCTCAAAACTGCTCCAACTGTGGAGAGAAAGTACAAAAATCTCTATCGACGAGAACTCATGTTTGTCATCATTGTAGGTTTGTTTGCGACCGGGACTGGAACGCGGCGATAAACATTCTGCAAAGAGCTTTATATATCGTGGGGCGCACGAAAATCTACGCTTCAGGAGAAACTTCCTCTTGGTTGGTTGGAGAAATCCTGTTAGCCAACGAAGATTCGTTGAATGAAGAATCCACGTCCTTATAG
- a CDS encoding DUF3598 family protein, translating to MERQKSDLPVQILLLPDAASANCPLEIKRGYPFVLEAGWLVAPNLRYRLVRSYSAKGELLNLTLVQEEKVSY from the coding sequence GTGGAGCGTCAAAAAAGCGACTTACCCGTACAGATTTTGTTACTACCAGATGCAGCTTCTGCTAACTGTCCCTTAGAAATTAAACGCGGTTATCCTTTTGTTCTCGAAGCTGGTTGGTTAGTCGCCCCAAACCTGCGCTATAGGTTGGTTCGCAGCTATTCTGCTAAAGGAGAATTGCTAAATTTAACCTTGGTTCAAGAAGAAAAAGTTAGTTACTAA
- a CDS encoding PAS domain-containing sensor histidine kinase → MFRLFSRWGVLALLILAGYCANYLHLALFFGVDFLFGNIFVWLVVYLYGIGWGIAASAIVNLQTIFLWGHPYALIIFLGETVCVGLVWQIQINSRFAYLRNNLVLLDGIYWLFVGMPLILLFYLGIMQMETIPALLIVYKQPVNGIFNALIASLLFTYFPHLFSWLETEKKEEIFSMQQIFFHFLITFAFLPALAFAVFDSHTTLQQMENNLQQKLTTDSTVVATQIKHWYELSEQILDRATEQVNFEREAGNFTAKILANFLTDFSGLSLVERASSLSNSELDFVRDCSPVKPNLNSQINDLSLLNYTFEKQKCQLENLAAAKINLIIEETRLLTDVQIYLINQSNKIIFSNLTKSEFIDFENGWLKPIDEQTKQWLPAKENLPTMIKWASSYYLQKRELDPQIPWQLIVATPAKSEIEIIQQQYCTKLALILAIAFICIVLSAWFGRWLINPLSRLAVATTNLPTKLNSETAISLPKTSVSEISSLVDNFQIVADTLKAEFQQIQNINQNLEKNVEIRTEELAKKIAELEIVEESLRRSEDQLLLILETIPVALVITRLEDNLILYANSYLAAKFEFAESGNVIGKNAVEFYSDRSEPQRMLKIFQETGSIKNWEVRLKKANQQIFWALVSWQPIIFNQEKAFLGVFYDISERKQAEERLQKLNEELENRVQQRTASLQEEIVHHQRTVEALQQTLRELRRTQSQLVHSEKMASLGQLVAGIAHEINNPVSFIYGNLSYAREYIQDLLNLIELYQQHYRETPKEIQAKLENIDFQFIAEDLPKVISSMREGSERIRSIVLSLRTFSRVDESEMKQVDIHQGIDSALLILKNRLKPQPERPGIRVIKEYGDLPFVECSPGQLNQVFLHILTNAIDALEDNTVSSIKSSQKIFCLLPLSFCPLRCIRIRTELIGEERVVIRIADTGYGMTEEVRSKIFDPFFTTKAVGKGTGLGLAISYQIIVERHQGELRCETSSFYGTEFAIEIPISRDRSNLVAGV, encoded by the coding sequence ATGTTTCGCCTTTTCAGCAGGTGGGGCGTACTTGCCTTACTGATTTTAGCAGGGTATTGCGCTAACTACCTTCATTTAGCCTTATTTTTTGGTGTAGATTTTCTGTTTGGGAATATTTTTGTCTGGTTAGTCGTTTATCTGTATGGTATTGGTTGGGGGATTGCGGCTAGCGCGATCGTTAATTTACAGACTATTTTTCTCTGGGGTCATCCCTATGCTTTAATTATTTTCCTTGGGGAAACTGTTTGTGTTGGCTTAGTTTGGCAAATACAAATAAACAGTCGTTTTGCTTACTTGAGAAATAATTTAGTTTTGCTGGATGGAATCTATTGGCTTTTTGTCGGGATGCCCTTAATTTTACTATTTTATCTGGGCATTATGCAAATGGAAACTATTCCTGCTTTGCTGATTGTTTACAAACAGCCAGTTAATGGCATTTTTAACGCCTTAATTGCTAGTTTATTATTTACCTATTTTCCTCACTTATTTAGCTGGCTGGAGACAGAAAAAAAAGAAGAAATCTTTTCCATGCAGCAAATTTTCTTTCATTTCTTAATTACTTTTGCTTTTCTCCCAGCCCTAGCGTTCGCTGTTTTTGATAGTCATACCACTTTACAACAAATGGAAAATAATCTTCAGCAAAAATTGACAACTGATTCCACTGTTGTAGCTACTCAAATCAAACATTGGTATGAATTATCCGAGCAAATTTTAGATCGAGCAACCGAACAAGTTAATTTTGAGCGCGAAGCTGGCAACTTTACTGCGAAAATATTAGCGAATTTTCTTACTGATTTCAGTGGTTTATCTTTGGTCGAGCGAGCGAGCAGTTTGTCTAATTCTGAATTAGATTTTGTTCGTGATTGCTCACCAGTCAAGCCCAATTTAAACTCTCAAATTAATGATTTATCTTTACTTAATTATACTTTTGAGAAACAAAAATGTCAACTGGAAAATTTAGCGGCTGCCAAAATAAATTTAATCATTGAAGAAACCAGGTTGTTAACCGATGTCCAAATATACTTAATTAACCAAAGCAACAAAATCATCTTCAGCAACTTGACAAAATCGGAATTCATTGACTTTGAAAACGGCTGGTTAAAACCGATTGATGAACAAACTAAACAATGGCTACCAGCGAAAGAAAACTTACCCACAATGATAAAATGGGCAAGCTCTTATTATCTGCAAAAAAGAGAATTAGATCCCCAAATACCTTGGCAATTAATAGTAGCCACCCCAGCAAAATCTGAGATCGAAATTATCCAACAACAATACTGTACTAAGCTAGCCTTAATTTTAGCGATCGCCTTTATTTGTATAGTTCTATCAGCCTGGTTTGGTCGTTGGTTAATTAATCCTTTATCTAGATTAGCAGTAGCAACAACCAATTTACCCACTAAACTAAATTCCGAAACAGCAATTTCTTTACCAAAAACTTCAGTAAGTGAAATTAGCTCTTTAGTAGATAACTTTCAGATCGTAGCAGATACTCTCAAAGCTGAGTTTCAGCAAATCCAAAATATTAATCAAAATCTGGAAAAAAACGTAGAAATTCGTACGGAAGAATTGGCGAAAAAAATTGCTGAATTAGAAATAGTTGAAGAATCATTGCGCCGCAGCGAAGACCAATTATTATTAATTTTAGAGACCATTCCCGTCGCCCTAGTAATCACCCGTTTAGAAGACAATTTAATTCTCTATGCTAACTCTTATTTAGCTGCCAAATTTGAATTTGCTGAATCAGGAAATGTCATCGGTAAAAATGCTGTAGAATTTTATAGCGATCGCAGCGAACCCCAGCGAATGTTAAAAATTTTTCAAGAAACTGGAAGCATTAAAAATTGGGAAGTTCGTCTCAAAAAAGCTAACCAACAAATATTCTGGGCGCTAGTCTCTTGGCAGCCAATTATCTTTAATCAAGAAAAAGCTTTCTTGGGAGTTTTTTACGATATTAGTGAACGCAAACAAGCAGAAGAAAGACTGCAAAAACTTAATGAAGAATTAGAAAATAGAGTTCAACAACGCACCGCTTCTTTACAAGAAGAAATTGTCCATCATCAACGAACAGTAGAAGCATTACAGCAAACTTTACGAGAACTGCGACGTACTCAATCTCAATTAGTTCACAGCGAAAAAATGGCTTCTTTAGGGCAGTTAGTTGCGGGAATTGCCCACGAAATTAATAACCCAGTTAGCTTTATTTATGGCAATCTTAGTTATGCTAGAGAGTACATTCAAGATTTACTCAATCTAATAGAACTTTACCAGCAACATTATCGGGAAACACCGAAAGAAATTCAAGCCAAATTAGAAAATATTGATTTCCAGTTTATTGCTGAAGATTTGCCCAAAGTAATTTCTTCAATGAGAGAAGGAAGCGAACGCATTCGCAGTATCGTTTTATCTTTACGAACCTTCTCGCGTGTTGATGAATCAGAGATGAAACAGGTAGATATTCATCAAGGAATTGATAGTGCTTTACTAATTTTAAAGAATCGTTTAAAACCTCAACCAGAGCGACCGGGAATTAGAGTCATTAAAGAATATGGCGATTTACCTTTTGTGGAATGTTCCCCTGGTCAACTTAATCAAGTCTTTCTCCATATTTTAACTAATGCCATTGATGCTTTAGAAGATAATACAGTTTCCAGTATTAAGTCTTCTCAAAAGATTTTTTGCCTTTTACCTTTGAGTTTTTGCCCTTTGCGTTGTATTCGCATTCGCACTGAACTAATTGGAGAGGAACGAGTGGTAATTCGCATTGCGGATACAGGTTATGGTATGACAGAGGAGGTACGTTCAAAAATTTTCGATCCCTTTTTTACGACTAAAGCGGTAGGTAAAGGAACTGGGTTAGGATTAGCGATTAGCTATCAAATTATTGTCGAACGACATCAAGGTGAACTACGTTGTGAAACTTCTTCGTTTTATGGTACAGAGTTTGCGATCGAAATTCCTATTAGTCGCGATCGCAGTAATTTAGTTGCAGGAGTTTAA
- the def gene encoding peptide deformylase has protein sequence MTSVITVEKKKLAKPPLEIHYLGDRVLRQPAKRISKVDQNIRDLVKEMLQTMYSADGIGLAAPQVAVNKQLIVIDCEPDNSVNPPLVLINPKITKYSRDLCSAPEGCLSIPNVYIDVTRPEAIEVSFKDEQGRPRKLKANALLSRAIQHEMDHLNGVLFVDRVENSLVLTEELTKHGFSVQAVQPVA, from the coding sequence ATGACTTCTGTAATCACTGTAGAAAAGAAAAAGTTAGCAAAACCACCTTTAGAAATTCATTATCTCGGCGATCGCGTCCTGCGTCAGCCAGCAAAACGCATCTCGAAGGTAGACCAAAACATTCGCGATCTGGTCAAAGAGATGCTGCAAACAATGTATAGTGCAGATGGGATCGGTTTAGCTGCACCTCAAGTAGCAGTCAACAAACAACTAATTGTCATTGACTGCGAACCAGATAACTCAGTTAACCCACCCCTAGTCCTGATTAACCCGAAAATCACCAAATACAGCCGTGACTTGTGTAGCGCACCAGAAGGCTGTCTGAGCATTCCTAACGTTTATATTGATGTTACTCGTCCCGAAGCGATCGAAGTAAGCTTCAAAGACGAACAAGGACGACCTCGGAAATTAAAAGCCAATGCCCTATTATCGCGCGCCATCCAACACGAAATGGATCACCTCAATGGCGTTTTGTTCGTAGATCGAGTAGAAAATAGTTTAGTCTTAACTGAAGAACTGACCAAACATGGCTTTTCAGTTCAAGCAGTTCAACCAGTAGCTTGA
- a CDS encoding DUF4276 family protein, which translates to MARLYLFAEGQTEQTFADNLIKKELARHQVYLHNPVLIAHAKKKGRTHRGGGRNYEPMKNDIIRFLKQEKARDVFFTTMIDLYAIHSGFPGLVESENMRQNPLQRVEFLEQRFAEDISDSRFIPYIQLHEYEAYLFSDPMCFEYLDSGRTKEIKILQNIASQYETPELINDGQETAPSKRIIEQFPDYGKAKSTFGPQLAEKIGLELIRSKCFHFNKWLLRLESLNEEYMNS; encoded by the coding sequence ATGGCACGCCTGTACCTATTTGCCGAAGGACAAACCGAGCAGACATTTGCTGACAATTTGATCAAAAAGGAATTAGCTCGACATCAAGTTTATCTGCACAATCCGGTACTCATTGCTCATGCAAAAAAGAAAGGTCGGACACATCGAGGTGGTGGTCGTAACTATGAGCCAATGAAGAACGACATCATACGTTTTCTTAAGCAAGAGAAAGCTAGGGATGTTTTCTTCACAACTATGATTGATTTATATGCTATTCATTCCGGTTTTCCGGGATTAGTTGAGTCTGAGAATATGCGCCAAAATCCGCTACAGCGAGTTGAATTTTTAGAACAACGCTTCGCAGAGGATATTAGCGATTCTCGATTCATTCCTTACATTCAGTTACATGAATATGAAGCATACCTCTTTTCTGACCCAATGTGCTTTGAGTATCTTGATAGTGGAAGGACAAAAGAGATTAAAATTCTCCAGAATATTGCTAGTCAATATGAAACACCTGAGTTAATCAATGATGGGCAGGAAACAGCACCTAGCAAACGGATCATAGAGCAGTTTCCTGATTATGGAAAAGCGAAGTCTACTTTTGGACCACAGTTAGCTGAAAAAATTGGCTTAGAATTAATTCGGAGCAAATGCTTTCATTTCAATAAATGGCTGTTACGGCTTGAGTCTTTAAATGAGGAATATATGAATAGTTGA
- a CDS encoding DUF3598 family protein: MPSQWNNLLQNLGEWHGSFTRFSPQGEELEDTPTVVSLEGVNNNQAIHLVVRRLPPGQPPQEKVLDFSSLSRGALFFPNGAFSQGSLQWSPFAEFGAELGLINESRRMRLVQMFNKESKLEFISLVREKLAGTDTPERNPLTVEQLLGEWQGEAMSIYPDFSSPETFATRLHIRREGENRLHQELKFGSRAIASTAKINGSTLLFDRKSWVSSPVL; this comes from the coding sequence ATGCCTTCCCAATGGAACAATTTACTACAAAATTTGGGCGAATGGCACGGTTCGTTTACTCGCTTTTCACCTCAAGGTGAGGAATTGGAGGATACTCCGACGGTGGTTTCTCTCGAAGGAGTTAATAATAACCAAGCTATTCATCTGGTTGTCCGTCGGCTGCCTCCGGGTCAACCGCCTCAAGAAAAAGTGTTAGATTTTAGTTCTTTGTCTAGAGGGGCTTTATTTTTTCCCAATGGCGCTTTTTCTCAAGGTTCCCTACAATGGTCGCCATTTGCTGAATTTGGCGCTGAATTAGGCTTGATTAATGAATCTCGCCGGATGCGTTTGGTACAAATGTTTAATAAAGAAAGTAAACTCGAATTTATTAGTTTGGTTCGGGAAAAGTTAGCAGGTACGGATACTCCGGAACGCAACCCACTGACGGTGGAGCAATTATTAGGTGAATGGCAGGGAGAAGCGATGAGTATTTATCCCGATTTCAGCAGTCCAGAAACTTTCGCAACTCGACTGCATATTCGTCGCGAAGGAGAAAATCGCTTGCATCAAGAGCTAAAATTTGGCTCTCGCGCGATCGCCTCTACTGCTAAAATTAATGGTTCGACTCTCCTTTTTGACCGAAAATCTTGGGTTTCAAGCCCCGTCCTTTAG
- a CDS encoding AAA family ATPase translates to MNRLKRLTLNGFKSIKAMDIELHPLNILIGANGAGKSNLISFFKMLNEMMAGRLQLYIGKSGGTKSLLHFGPKTTGKIEAKLEFEVENGVDTYDLLLSYAEGDTLIFDEEKLSFLQTGWESPRIDSLGAGHQETKIGKEADEGIQTAKTLRYLLNHCRVYHFHDTSATADVRQYCYVGDNRWLMPDAGNLAALLLRFREESGGAAYQRIIGTIRIIAPFFDDFVLKPNESNRVILNWLEKDSDHVFGPHQFSDGTLRAICLTTLLLQPKDELPELIVVDEPELGLHPYALNIVADLFSKAALHTQILISTQSSSFLDNFDPEDVIVVDRNGKESQFKRLNPTELDAWLEEYSLGEVWEKNIIGGGPH, encoded by the coding sequence TTGAATAGGCTAAAAAGATTAACCCTCAATGGATTTAAGTCTATTAAGGCAATGGATATTGAGCTACATCCTTTAAATATCTTGATTGGAGCAAATGGGGCAGGTAAAAGCAATTTGATCTCTTTCTTCAAGATGCTTAACGAGATGATGGCTGGGCGCTTACAACTTTACATTGGGAAATCGGGGGGTACTAAATCTCTGTTACATTTCGGACCTAAGACAACGGGCAAGATAGAAGCAAAGCTGGAATTTGAAGTTGAAAATGGGGTAGATACCTATGATCTACTGCTGTCTTATGCTGAAGGTGATACACTAATCTTTGATGAAGAAAAATTGAGCTTTCTGCAAACTGGTTGGGAATCTCCAAGAATTGATTCATTAGGTGCAGGACATCAGGAAACTAAAATAGGTAAAGAAGCAGATGAAGGCATACAAACAGCTAAGACGCTGAGATACTTACTCAATCACTGCCGCGTTTATCACTTTCACGACACATCAGCTACGGCAGATGTGCGTCAATATTGTTATGTTGGTGATAACCGATGGTTAATGCCCGATGCTGGTAATTTAGCTGCATTACTTCTGAGGTTTCGTGAAGAAAGTGGAGGTGCCGCTTATCAGCGTATTATCGGCACAATTCGGATTATTGCCCCTTTTTTCGATGATTTTGTTCTTAAGCCAAATGAATCTAATCGTGTTATTCTCAACTGGCTAGAAAAGGATTCAGATCATGTATTTGGACCACATCAATTTTCAGATGGGACTTTGCGTGCTATCTGTCTTACCACGCTGCTCTTACAGCCAAAAGATGAACTTCCAGAACTTATTGTTGTTGATGAGCCGGAACTGGGACTTCATCCCTATGCCCTAAATATCGTGGCTGATTTGTTTAGTAAGGCGGCACTCCATACCCAAATTCTCATTAGCACCCAATCTAGTTCTTTCTTAGATAATTTTGATCCTGAAGATGTAATCGTGGTAGACCGAAACGGTAAAGAGTCTCAATTTAAGAGATTAAATCCAACAGAATTAGATGCTTGGCTTGAAGAGTATAGTTTGGGAGAAGTTTGGGAGAAAAATATTATAGGGGGAGGCCCACATTAA
- a CDS encoding manganese catalase family protein — protein sequence MFFHKKELIEKSINIDEPNPRFAQLLLEQFGGATGELSAALQYWVQSFHTEDPGIRDMLQDIAIEEFSHLEMIGKLIENHTKNVDQTEAFKSTLFAVRGKGPHFLDSQGNAWNANYLNEGGDVVRDLRADIAAEAGARQTYEQLIKLAPDEGTKKTLVHLLTREISHTKMFMNALDSMGKLTDPFFGNIEPDETVDIYYNLSTNGKDERGPWNSEPDFRYVANPQPGGQ from the coding sequence TTGTTTTTCCATAAAAAAGAGCTAATTGAGAAAAGCATAAATATAGATGAGCCTAATCCTCGTTTTGCTCAACTGTTATTAGAACAATTTGGCGGTGCGACAGGCGAATTATCGGCTGCTTTACAATATTGGGTACAATCATTTCATACCGAAGATCCTGGTATTCGGGATATGCTTCAAGATATTGCTATTGAAGAGTTTAGTCACTTAGAAATGATTGGCAAACTGATCGAAAATCATACCAAAAATGTCGATCAAACTGAAGCATTTAAGAGTACCTTGTTTGCTGTTCGTGGTAAAGGACCTCACTTTCTCGACAGTCAAGGAAATGCTTGGAATGCAAATTATCTAAATGAAGGTGGCGATGTAGTGCGAGATTTACGTGCTGATATTGCGGCTGAAGCGGGGGCGCGTCAAACTTACGAACAACTGATTAAATTAGCACCAGATGAGGGTACAAAGAAGACTTTGGTTCACTTGCTCACCCGGGAAATTTCTCATACGAAAATGTTCATGAATGCCTTAGATTCAATGGGTAAACTTACCGATCCTTTCTTTGGTAATATTGAACCTGATGAAACTGTAGATATTTACTATAATCTCTCTACTAACGGTAAGGATGAGCGTGGTCCTTGGAATTCGGAACCTGATTTTCGCTATGTGGCAAATCCTCAACCCGGCGGACAATAA
- a CDS encoding NIL domain-containing protein, translating to MKKRVTLIFPKRTVQMPVTYRLAKDFNVAANIIRAQVAPNQVGTLVVELSGDIDELEAAIEWMRSQEINVSLASREIMIDEDSCVDCGLCTGVCPTKALTLDPETFKLNFTRSRCVVCEQCIPTCPVEAISTNL from the coding sequence ATGAAAAAAAGAGTAACTTTAATATTTCCGAAACGGACAGTACAAATGCCAGTTACTTATCGACTGGCGAAGGATTTTAACGTAGCTGCTAATATTATTCGCGCTCAAGTAGCGCCGAATCAAGTAGGAACTTTAGTCGTGGAACTTTCGGGCGATATTGATGAATTAGAAGCGGCAATTGAGTGGATGCGATCGCAGGAAATTAATGTTTCTCTCGCTAGTCGGGAAATTATGATTGATGAGGATAGCTGTGTGGACTGCGGTTTGTGTACTGGTGTTTGTCCGACGAAGGCGCTAACTTTAGACCCGGAAACATTTAAACTCAATTTTACGCGATCGCGTTGTGTGGTTTGCGAACAATGTATTCCTACTTGTCCGGTGGAAGCGATTTCTACTAATCTTTAA
- a CDS encoding PrsW family glutamic-type intramembrane protease encodes MSGLLRQLPSGGKSGAQLPLYTLSETQEVTIGRDPRCQIALDANLYKGVSRRHLAINQQAEGIWQICDLGSANGTYLNGERLYGCQNLSSGDRIQLAGDGPVFVFELQTNPSTAQTAAIQSSAYPPARQPDSVTFTQLFPIISTGRDLTKKAFLVPAIFTVVFVVLMFAFVGNPDVFNFLLAAYISGAAYFYIYQLCGKHKPWWVLIASAIGTIAILLSPLLILFIVVFREILPGNLPAEGEPVSFAVLLIRMFFGAGLMEELLKALPILAAFFLGKIGGSRWQQRIGVNEPLDGILLGTASAVGFTLLETLGQYVPGIINQVTLQAGEGLGELVGIHLLIPRILGSVAGHMAYSGYLGYFIGLCALKPRKSWQILSVGYLSASLLHALWNASGYYSNLLLALVGVVSYAFLAAAILKARAISPTRSQNFATRLSNRP; translated from the coding sequence ATGAGCGGTTTGCTACGACAGTTACCAAGCGGCGGAAAATCAGGAGCGCAGCTTCCCCTATATACTCTTTCGGAAACTCAAGAAGTAACGATTGGGCGCGATCCTCGCTGCCAAATAGCTCTCGATGCCAATCTGTATAAAGGGGTTTCTCGCCGCCATCTAGCAATTAACCAACAAGCTGAGGGAATTTGGCAAATTTGCGATTTAGGCAGTGCTAACGGCACTTATCTCAACGGAGAACGGCTTTATGGATGCCAAAACTTGTCCTCGGGCGATCGCATTCAACTTGCAGGAGACGGTCCAGTTTTTGTGTTTGAGCTACAAACAAATCCCTCAACAGCGCAAACTGCCGCAATTCAATCCTCTGCTTACCCTCCTGCACGTCAACCAGACTCGGTAACATTTACTCAACTCTTCCCAATTATTTCTACAGGACGGGATTTAACCAAAAAAGCTTTTTTAGTACCAGCTATCTTCACAGTGGTATTCGTCGTCTTGATGTTTGCCTTTGTGGGAAATCCGGATGTTTTCAACTTTTTACTAGCAGCCTACATTAGCGGGGCTGCTTATTTTTATATCTATCAATTATGCGGTAAACACAAGCCTTGGTGGGTTCTCATCGCTTCCGCCATTGGGACAATTGCCATCTTGCTCAGTCCCCTGCTAATTTTATTCATCGTCGTCTTTCGAGAAATTTTACCAGGGAATTTGCCCGCCGAAGGAGAACCTGTATCTTTTGCAGTGTTACTAATAAGGATGTTTTTTGGCGCTGGATTAATGGAAGAATTACTCAAAGCTTTACCCATCCTCGCCGCCTTTTTCTTGGGCAAAATAGGTGGTTCTCGCTGGCAACAGCGTATCGGCGTTAACGAACCTCTTGATGGTATTCTCCTAGGAACAGCTTCCGCCGTAGGTTTCACCTTACTCGAAACTTTAGGTCAGTACGTTCCCGGCATTATTAACCAAGTGACTTTGCAAGCCGGAGAAGGTTTAGGCGAACTAGTGGGAATCCATTTACTAATTCCCCGAATTTTGGGTTCAGTCGCCGGACACATGGCATATAGCGGCTATCTCGGCTATTTCATCGGATTATGCGCTCTCAAACCTCGAAAAAGCTGGCAAATTTTGTCAGTTGGTTATTTAAGTGCTTCACTTTTGCACGCTTTATGGAATGCTTCTGGTTATTATAGCAATTTACTTTTAGCTTTAGTCGGGGTGGTTTCTTATGCCTTTTTAGCCGCAGCAATTCTTAAAGCCAGAGCAATTTCTCCAACGCGATCGCAAAACTTTGCTACTCGTTTATCTAATCGTCCTTAA
- a CDS encoding thioredoxin family protein, which translates to MTQDLSPANIEQTAKVAKRVRNVVIAIVAIALAAALFLGFQTETDTATLDAQASESTPLEVALSNGKPTFLEFYANWCTSCQTMAKDLNEVKNEYSDRVNFVMLNVDNSKWLPEVLRYRVDGIPHFVFLNPEGNAIAQTIGEQPMSVIQTNLDALIANNPIPYTNNFGQVSRLEAIMNNPPQTSDDPRSHGASVK; encoded by the coding sequence ATGACTCAGGATTTATCTCCAGCAAATATCGAGCAAACAGCCAAAGTTGCCAAACGGGTGAGAAATGTCGTTATTGCCATTGTAGCGATCGCCTTAGCCGCAGCTTTATTTTTAGGCTTCCAAACTGAAACTGACACAGCTACTCTTGACGCGCAAGCATCAGAATCAACCCCTTTAGAAGTGGCTTTAAGCAACGGTAAACCAACATTCCTCGAATTTTACGCCAACTGGTGTACAAGCTGTCAGACAATGGCAAAAGACCTCAACGAAGTCAAAAACGAATATAGCGATCGCGTCAACTTCGTCATGCTCAACGTTGATAATAGCAAATGGCTGCCAGAAGTATTGCGCTATCGAGTTGACGGCATTCCTCACTTCGTCTTCTTAAACCCAGAAGGAAACGCGATCGCCCAAACCATCGGCGAACAACCAATGTCAGTCATCCAAACAAATTTAGACGCTTTAATCGCCAATAATCCCATCCCATATACAAACAACTTCGGTCAAGTCTCAAGATTAGAGGCAATAATGAACAACCCACCGCAAACCTCAGACGACCCCCGCAGTCACGGCGCATCAGTCAAATAA